GGAGTGCCTGTGAATGGATGGGCAGTCATTAGATTCGTCGCTGATAATCCAGGTAAACACTCTTCTTCATCATTTCAATTACTACTACTTTTTCGTTTATGAAATAACCATTcgttttgatttttgttaataGGAGTGTGGATAATGCACTGTCACCTGGATGTTCATATCAGTTGGGGTTTGGCAATGGCTTTCCTTGTCGAAAATGGAGTTGGTGAATTGCAGACCATCCAACCGCCGCCGCCAGATTTGCCCATATGTTAAGAGAGTTCATCAGTTATCAGGCCGTAGTCAATGAAATTCATAAGCCCAATAGCAAGGGTGATTCCATTaccatttttttgttattagtatttttcttaATCATTTTTATGGTATTGTAGCATACCAATTCTTCCCTGCATTTGGGAAACTAGTTTAATCCTCTGTTTCATTGGATAGCTTTGTTCTATTCTTTTATTACAGAGAAACTTCTAATCATAAATTTCGAATCTTTAATTcttattttgcttgttttttcGATAGTGTTTACGAAGTCAATAATCTAAAGTGTTACcaaaatctaattatttttgaaacGAAGTACGGACTTCTTTATTGAAGCAATAcaataattttgtatgaatggaaataaaaataaaaacagttaaataaaatataaagcttaggagttaaaaaaaaacataaaatgaaaaattttaaaaaaaaaaacataaaatgaaaagtaTAGATTCCAATTGCAATTCAGCTTTCTTCGACTAAAAATCATAATACCAAAAAATTGTAAAGCTCCCAAATTCACCGTTGCCCATATTTGTTGTTAGTTGCAAACGGTGGTAGAAGCATCTGACAGTAAACAAGCAGATTGCAAGCACCCTGATCGTTGAGACCCATTTCGATCCTCCGTCTCTCGCCACCATCACTCTCAGACTTGACCCATCCACCACACCACCTCCATAGACACTTTTTGTCGTTCGTCTTCTACAAGAAGATAATATCAGGATCCCCTTCGCGGACTAGCATTTTGTCAAAAAGAAGATCCATATGCATCCAGTCGCTATTTGAGCTGCCCCTCGTGCAAACCGACATTTTCACTTTCATACATATAAAGCTCTCTTGATACCATAGTCTCCGGTGACAAATGAATGATGAGAGACCCTGACTTCAGAAAGATCTACAACCATCTGTTCACCACCAATCTGCCTTCATTCCACTACAAAACGATATCATTCAGTATGTGTCCACTCCTCGATCCAGTAGCAACATTCTTGACGATTAGAAGTTCACCCAACCCACCACGACACTTAATGACAAGGCTTTTCCTGTAACCCATCCCCTGTTGTCCGACGCTGCCCCTCACCTACTTGCCCCTTGCCCGATTTACTCCTCCCCCTCGTCGAAATCGATATACCACTTTTTAACTTCCCCACCCTCTATGGATAGCGTTGCCAAAACCGCCACCATAACCACTCAACAAATCGCCCAATCACAACTTTACCCTCTTTCTCCCATACgcttgaaaaatcaaaaaaaattaaacagaaaTCCAAACTATCATGCTATATAAGCAGACATAACTGTGCCATAAAAGCAGATAAAACCGTCATGAAAAAACATTTCTTCCATGAGCGAAAGTTCATGAAAACCTAAAAACAGGAAAAAATTGATTCTTCATTTGAAAACGTGTAAAGAAACTATAAGCAAAAGAGGGTTAACGGTTTATAAATGTGTATAAAAAAGGGTTAATATTAGGGCATCTCAATTTTTGGATACAAGtaaaaaaagattttattaCCAAAAAGATAGCAGAAAAAACCTGAAACTACACAAATACGTGATCTTGGAAGTGAGAAAAATAAGATCCGAAATCGCTTCTCTTTAACAAAAagattatttattaatcattgAGCAAATGTTTCAAATTAAGGAACCATCCAATTAAATATGccattttataataattagaGTTCTCTCTAGTAATAATATTTACCTTAATAACATTCACTATGAAAAGTTAACTTGCAGTTGCATGCAATTCTGCATCATTTGCAGTttaataaaaccctaaacctcaaAACACCctaaaacaagcaaaaaaagtcagaagttttctttttttccctgaGAATCAGTATCAATGGCTAAAAAGTCTAAAACCCAAGGTGATGAATGAAACAGAGTGACTGAACCAATCCCGAAAGAGAGAGGTGaaagccaaaagaaaaaagtggGGCTTTAACTTTTTGGTAATGAAGTAAATAGATTTCCATATAAACTCCATCCCTGCTGTTTTTTGATTTGTTCATCTTACACGTGCTTCTAACCTACcctcaaaaatatatatataaataataataaaaatctcattttttattatcagCAAAATCCAGCAGTTTCTGGTGGCCCCTATATTCTGCAAAACTCAACTACCAATGATCATCAATCACCGCCGTTCATTCACAAACACACCTTCCCATCACTACCCTTTTCTTGTTTCTCTTATTTACTTAACTTGCCATCCCTTGCCTGCAACAGCAGGGGCCACTGCTTAACTTTTGAGTCATGCAAATTGCAACATAAAGTCATCAACCCAAAACCCAAGATTCTCagacatatattttatttatagaacTCCTCGCCCCCACTGTCCTTGTCTAtcttttcacctttttttcttcccttttctctTCCTTTGTTTCAGTCACTCACTCATTTCTTCACTTCATTCAGTGTTAATGGTTGTCTCTCTGGAATCTGATTTTGTTTAATACCCAGATTCAGTTTTCAGGTAAATGTTAAGTAAAGACTTCTTTTTCCCCTTTCATTTCTGGTTTTTTAGATTATAATCATATGGTTTTCTTTCATTGATCTTCATCTTTTTCAGctatgttataattttatttcttttgttttctctgcTGATCATTGCATGAAATGGGTGGTCATATTCTGTCAAATTATATCCTGTTTTTTTATGGTAAAGCCTGATctttcttttgcatttttttaccCTCCCCTTTCCTTGTCCGTGATAATTGTATAGGATTTTTTCTTTATTCGGAAATATATGATTGATCCTGCAATTTTTCAGGTAAAGTAGGATCTTTACTGGATACTGTTAATAGTTTTACTGAATTTTTATGTCATTCTTAAACCTGGACACAGATGTTTGTTAGATTACATATTCAATTAATGTACTTTTTACCCTTCTTTTCCTTATAACCATGAATTTGATTTCCAGAACGTGAAAATTGCTGCTTTTTTTCCAAGCTTTGCAGTTATATGTGATTCTGATATATTCATTTTTACTGCAGAACATATAACACAATGAGGAAAAGGCATTTATATCATTCCGAGCATCCGTTTGATGAATATCGTAAGCATTATTACCTCCTAACAATCTGCACTTTCGGTGTATTTATTTTGTCTGTTCGAATGGGAATCCGACTGCTTGTGTGGTTTCCTAGTAGTTTATCATGTAACTTGGATAACAGTAGTGTTATGTCTCTCCATTTCTTTGGTTTGTATTACCCTGCTGATTTCTCGTGTATCAGCTTTCGAGGTCTTCGTCCAAGACTCATGGCAAGCTGTGGAACTCATAAGAATTAAGAATGGATTCATGACTTTGCATCTGATAGATGGTCAATATCTGATTGAGAAGAAACCCTTCTCTGATTTACGTGTTAAGTCTCGGAAGGCAACTTTGCCCGATTGCACTTGCTTTTTGAGGCCTGGTATTGATATATGCATCCTTTCTCGCCCTCAGGAGACAGAAAGTCTAGATGAAGAGACTCCGGAACCTGTAAGCTATGCTTTCTTAGACTGAGCAATCCAAGCAtcctaatttgaaaatttattaattcatttaaatattgCAGCTTTTGCTGATATCTGTCATTTGGAATTCCTACATGACTCGAACTCTGTTGTGAGTGTCGGGCATTGTTATGTCTGACACAGGTATATATTTGGGGAATCCTTGGAGGATCATATCCCCGTACCTATGTCCAGAGtagttaaagaaaaatgaagagtcggaCCAACATAACTCTATTCTCTATTTCTCATCCCTTGCCAAGCTCACTGGTATAATGTCGGACAACGAAGTAAATTAATTGCCCTTCACAAATTAACCATAAGAGGCTCACTGTGGGCAAAGTTGAATGCTGATAGGTTGTGTGGTTATccaaatattttaatcttcTAATTTCTTGCTAAAAGAACTATCATTTAATGCTTTACTTAGCTTTTTTAGACATAGATGATTCCTATGGAAAGTTGTGATTTCGGCATTCGGTTTTGACCTAACGGTTCTGTTTATGTTTAGGTGTGGGTTGATGCTAAAATAAGTTCCATTGAGAGGAAGCCTCATGACTCTGAATGCTCGTGCCAGTTTTACATAAACTTGTATGATAACCGTGCTCCTCTCGGTTCTGAGAAAGGAACTCTTAGCAAAGAGACTGAAGTAATAGGAATCAATGATATTTGTATCCTCCAAAAGCTTGAAAAGAATGCATGCGAGGATCAGCACTATAGGTGGAATTTCTCGGAGGACTGCTCGACATTGAAACGAACTAAGATATTTTTGGGGAAATTCTCATCTGATATATCATGGCTGCTTGTTACATCTGTTTTGAAGCAGATTGCATTTGATGTGAGATCGGTGCAGAACAAGATTGTCTATCAAATTCTGGATCAAGATGATGATAGTcccttaaaatataataattatttccaTGCTGTAAATATCAAATCGGATAATGGTATTTCGGTATCCAATGTGGTCCAATTTGACCCCCTTGGAAATAATGAAGCTGACGCAGTTTATAGTGTTGATGAAACCAATCAATGGCCAGTTTATGATGCTATGAACTTGCGACGCTCTAAACGCAGGTTTGTACAACCTGAGCGTTTTGTTGGTTGTGATCATCCTGGAGGGACAGATACTAGTTGGCATCTTACAGCTGCTTGTAGAACTAGCAACTGGAGAGAAGAGGGAGAGGTACAAGAAGCTGATATGAACATGCCGCTATCACACTTGTTATGCATCAATGCAAGTCCAACGGAAGAGCTTACCCTGTCTGAAAAAAGAGATACCATGTCCAAAAGTAAGAATGTATCAAAGGAGGTAAAATCAGATGTGACGACTCCGAGGAAACCAAGTGTGGGAAATCCGAGCAGATCAGGTGTGAAATATCCCAGGAGACCAAGAGTGAAAAATCCAAGGAAAGATGAAAATACTCTTGCTATTGTTCCTGTGTCTTCGGAAACAGGTGATCCAGCCTTTGGAAACTGTCATATGCAGAGAACTCCAACGAATTTATCAGAAGAGATTGAACAACTCTCTTTGCATTATTATAACATGAAACGCTACACTgcaaacaagaagaagaaaattcctGCTTTAGAGTATCTAGATTATGGAACTGGGTGGAAGGGAAGACCTCAACCAACGAAAGCACAGAGTAAAAGTTATAGGTCTTCTCAAACACGAATGGAAGATTTTGATGAACTGAAAACTTACAAAAAGACAACTCTGAGTGCAGGTGCATACAATAAACTTATAAATTCGTATATGAAGAACATCGATTCTACATCCGTAAAAGATGAGTCGCACATCATTGACCGGTGGAATCAGTTTAAGGAAGCAACGTCCGCGGAAATGAATAAGAAAACAGAACCAGAAGAACCACCAGTTGAGGAGGAGGAAGAAATGTCTGAAACTGAAATGCTGTGGAGAGAAATGGAAATATGTATGGCATCATCATACTTTGATGACGATGAGGTAAGAGTAACTGAAATTTATACAAACACCCTTTCGCCCCACCCCAACCTGAAGTATGTAGGTTTAATTGTTGTTGATGCATTTATACCTTTATACCAAATGAGGAAATTTTGTTTCCCAGTTAAGTTTCTCTTCTCCAtggttaatttgtttaaatgattttcaGGCTAGAGTATCTGCTGAGTCTCTCCGGAAAGCTAGTGAAAATTGTCAGCATGAATTCAAATTGGATGATGAAGTCGGGGTTCTATGTCGTATCTGTGGCTTTGTTAGCACTGAAATAAAACATGTTTCCGCACCATTCGTAAGTCCAAAACTCAAGACTGCAAGCTTTTCCAGTTactgcttttttcttttttaatgttGTTTCCCCTATAAGCACCGACAACATCTTATCACATTGCATTGccacaatttttttcttttttctttctcataaTTGTCAAATATGTGGTTGTGCCGGTGTTGGTGTTGGCCACATGGATGCTTTGCCAATATTAGGATGTACCATCTTTGTTGGCATCTTTTTTAAGCTTACTTGGGGAACTAGTTTTCCTGCTCGCTTAACTTTAGACCGTTGTCTCTGTTTTGCTCAGTTTATCAGACTGTGGCGGTCTATTAATTTATATTGCTCTACTAgatgtgtgattaaattgttctCCATTTTTCTAGCTGGAACATAAAACCTGGGTAGCAGATGGTAATTCGTGCTACAGAGATGAGACAGAGAATAAAGCAGACGGAGAAGAGGGCCTGAATCTTTTCTGTGATTACACTACCATACAGGCACGATTATCTGAAGAAAGTGACAATGTATGGGCACTAATCCCTGAACTTAGGAAGAAGTTACATTTCCACCAGAAAAGGGCCTTTGAATTCCTATGGCTAAATATCGCGGGTTCTTTGATACCTGCACTAATGGAGCCATTATCGAAAAAAACAGGTGGTTGTGTAGTTTCTCATTCACCGGGATCTGGGAAAACCTTTCTCATTATTGCATTTCTTGCTAGCTACTTGAAGTTATTCCCGGGAAAGCGGCCTTTGGTCCTTGCTCCAAAGACAACTCTATATACTTGGTACAAGGAATTTATCAAGTGGGAAATCCCTGTGCCCGTTCATTTAATTCATGGCCGTAGAAGTTATAGAGTCTTCAAGAAGAATGCAGTGAAGTTTCATGGAGTTCCGAGACCTAGTCAAGatgttatgcatgttttggattGTCTAGATAAAATACAAAAGTGGCATGCTCAACCAAGTGTTCTTGTCATGGGCTACACTTCGTTCTTGACGTTAATGCGAGAAGATTCGAAGTTTGAGCACAGAAAATTTATGGCTAAGGTTCTGCGTGAAAGTCCGGGGCTCCTGGTATTGGACGAAGGGCACAACCCTCGAAGTACTAAATCGAGATTGAGAAAGGTTTTGATGAAAGTTGAGACAGATCTGAGGATATTGCTTTCAGGTACATTGTTTCAGAACAACTTCTGTGAATATTTTAACACCCTGTGCCTCGCAAGACCGAAATTCGTGTTTGAAGTTTTGCGGCGATTAGACCCTAAATACAAGAGAAAGAAGCGGTTCGACAAAGCTCGCAATTTGTTAGAAAACCGAGCAAGAAAACTCTTCCTAGACAAAATTGCCAGGAAGATCGATGCTAGCGTCGGAGAAGAGAGGATGGAAGGTCTTAACATGTTGAGGAAAATCACCAACGGGTTTATTGACGTGTACGAAGGTGGGAATTTTGACTGCCTCCCTGGTTTACAAATTTACACCTTAATGATGAACTCAACAGACATACAACATGAGATTTTGGTAAAACTCCACAAAATAATGTCTACATATACTGGCTATCCATTGGAATTGGAGCTTTTGATAACGCTAGCATCGATACATCCTAGTTTGGTCCGGACTTCAAACTGTAGTGCTAAATTTTTCAGTACAGAAGAGTTGCTGGAACTTGAGAAGATCAAATTCGATTTTAGAAAAGGTTCCAAGGTGATGTTTGTTTTGAACCTTGTTTATCGAATCATCAAGAATGAAAAGGTTCTCATTTTCTGCCACAATATTGCCCCCATTTATTTGCTTGCGGAAATGTTTGAGAGAATCTTCCGATGGCGAAAGGGTAGAGAAATATTGGTCCTTACAGGAGACTTGGAGCTATTCGAGAGAGGAAGAGTGATGGACAAGTTTGAGGAACCAGGTGGTGCTTCAAGGGTACTTCTCGCTTCAATTACCGCATGTGCTGAAGGCATTAGTTTGACAGCTGCATCTCGGGTGATTTTATTGGATTCGGAATGGAATCCTTCCAAGACAAAGCAGGCTATTGCACGGGCTTTCCGGCCTGGTCAGCAAAAGGTTGTTTATGTGTATCAGCTGTTGGCAACTGGCACGCTCGAAGAGGACAAGTATCGTAGGACCACATGGAAAGAATGGGTATCCAGTATGATTTTTAGCGAAGCATTCGTGGAAGATCCGTCTCAGTGGCAAGCAGAAAAGATCGAAGATGATGTATTGAGAGAGATAGTTGCAGAGGACAAAGTTAAGTCATTTCATATGATAATGAAAAACGAAAAGGCTTCTACAGGTTGATGATCAGAGACTAGCTTCCGACCACAGTAATAACTGTAAGAAACTTGTCATCTTCTGTTACAAATTAATTACTCcctgcatgcatgcatgcatgcatatgtatatatctattttttatgcATGAATATGTACACTGGATTCATGGAAAGACTGTACAGTGAATCAAAACTGCAACCTGTTCTACAGCTtaattaattggttttttttttttttcgttttcgtAGATAGCAAGTCTAGGGAGGAGGAACTCAGACCTCGAGACTTGATGTTTAAGGAGAGAGAGTAACAGGTAGGCCAAACTTGGATTGTTTTCTCTTCAGCTTGCTtgtattatgttttataattgtgCTTTCTACAGGTAACAACTTTTTAACTTGTAAAATGGCACAACTTTCCTGCTGTTTCATAGTTCCCTTCTTTCAAAGATAACTTTTTTgctttggtatttttttttcttaaagcaTCCATGTATTCTATAGATAAACATGGACGTGGAGATATGATCTTTTAAATGCCATCTAACAATAATGTTTGTAAAgtgagagtagtactaggaatGCCACTATAAAAAGGTTTTCTTGCACTCTACTTAATCATATAGAAAGAGATTAAGAAATGTTAAATGTCAAAAACAATGGGTAGGCATGGGGGATTGGAGCTTGAAACCAGGGATATATATTGTAAccctttttcaataaaattaactacAAAACCATGTCCTCAATAATTAAGTGATGGTATCTTTAGTAGGTATGGGTTTTGAATCCCGGTTTGGGGATTGAAACTAGGCATGCTAcaattctttttctcaaaatttagaaaaactatTTGGTATGACTCCACAAGCAAGGTTGGGTTGATGACAAGTATGTATAGGATatagtaaaacaaaataaaaaatagtatataaaaataaataggaCACGTGGCAAATTTATAACTTTGCTTGTGGagttaaaaataacattgtcAATGTACTATAGAGTTTTAAACTCTATAAGTAAAGCTAGGAGTTGACAAATGTcttataaaatttagtaaatttttaaaataaatatttaaaaagacaCACAtgctaattttttaatgttgcttgtagaataaaaaaatacattgtcGTATTCCTAATACTAACCTAATAGGGTAACCATTTGATACATTGTCGTGAAATTTTGTAGACTCCACAAATAGATTGAGAGTGTGACAAGTGttgcatttatttatatatttatttcttttaaaaactccACTAGGAAAGTATCAAATAACTttttacttaatacataaaactatcataaaatgaaaggataaaattgatcaaaattataattaaaaaaaataaaggttatCCTGAAATTTTACAATGAAATTGATAGTGaaattacttttaattgtaaaaaatgtaagattatcaattcaaaataatatttatcatccaaggtgttttattatttcaaaatgtaaaattacttgaatcacttaattgattgaatacgtttaagtttaattcaactaattatacatataaatgaactaattcatataattttccTTTATAACATTGTACATTTAGTATATTTGGGTTTTTCCAAcatttacaattcagtccatcacaaaatcaaaatttaacgtGCAATTACATTTATGGTATAGTATTTAGTATATTTGGATTATTTCTTTTGGTGATAAACAAATAACGAGGTTACCTCAAATTAAATTGTCCAAAAACACCACTAATTTTATCTTGCTGTAGAATTTTTAAGACTTCATTAAGGGCGTCATTATAAACCTGTAAGCTTGTCTTCCAAATAGTCAGCAACTAGATTAGCCTTCCTAAAAACACATCTAATCCATCACAGTCCTTCAATTCTCATAATCCGTCGGACATCACACGACCTTATAAAGTTTTGGCCATCTCCAAATTATCGGCATGAATgagtataataatatatttggattttattcttaaattgtGATGTGTTTTAGTAAAgcaaaagaattgaaaaattaatttctcataaaCTAATAACAATTCCATGTAATCTAGGGATTAaatgatgaaagaaaaagaaaaaaaaaagttgtctGGAGAAGCTTCCATGACCAAACAACTTTAATGACAAATTGGCaaccttaaataaatttaaaatacatagaCCCAGttagttatttatatttccCTCATCAGTCAACTTGGCTactagaatttaattattacctTATCTACccaacatttttattaattccACAAAGAGTATATGCTTTCTTGTTCTTAACTTCTTCTTGAATTAGGTTTAGGTATATGATCTTTCGCCATATTCTCTTCTCAAAAAGCCTTCATTTACGATGAAGACAATGACATTCtcattaattaacaaatttctCTACGAGTGAGAGGAGAATTCAATCCCTGTATTATTAGAATGTGAGAAAAAATGCATTTGATGACTACATTaattacaaagtaaaaaaaaagttaaatttataagtgtGATAAAAAAGTCGAAATTCATCTACTTTTAGCTTTAGAAGTTTAAATTATCTAAATCTCCTCATTTATATGAACTACTTCAAAGGTATATGAAAAATTAGgttagtttatatattattatttaaatatttcatgtaTGATTATATTAAATTTCTCAAATATCATGTaacttaactaaatttttactttttattatcatttttaaatagatattttaacttttaatcataatttttagtggcaatgaaaataataaaatttaacaaccaCGCTTTTCCATGGCATTTTTCTACCATTGATAAacgataaaagtaacatattttaatctcatttttaatgagtttttggatgattatttatgcaaattggtgaattagatgctcctaatcctttaaattcatgcttctatacttaggagagcattttaGTGCGAAAGGAGCGAAAAATGAGCCAAAATCGGATAAATAGAGCTGTTTCCAAGAGTCACACTGCCTGGGCTTTCCACACGAGCTAGACACACGATCATGTGCCAGACTGTGTCGATTTCGTAACTTGAATCCCAAATGCAcgaaaaaaacacaatttttaagctttttgtgcattctaaagtctataaatactaattagaagaagagaagaggaaGCCATCAAAGAATATCGAAAAaacaactcgaagaacaccattggAGCCAACTCCAAAGCAGATTTTCATCAAGATCAAAGACcttctttccatttcttttgaaaattttatgagtttctttgtttcttgtggtttctctaactttgagatgtttttattcaaaattatgaactaattccctagatacctaggggggatgaaacctatgatgaattctattatttaatttctattttacacgataaatacttgattcttgttctcagttatgtgtgctcatttcttgttttaatatttttgagatattaattcatgtttaatgtgcttaatcaGATAAGCAAAAGTccttgtttaagagtagatctagcataattgagtggagttgcatgcaatcctaaaaataggacaacataaatctatcggattagagtcaaatctaataggggaatccatagatcgagttaatgcgacaaataggggttttaattagaaagagatttcaattaatcaacctagtgtcagttgctcttactctcgaaagagatatgaGCATAATTTAGAGATTTCTACGAAGCAAGAcaccaagtgaataaattatttaaatcagACTCATAATAATAGATAAAGTCTAGGCggattctttcctaggtattgtctctctcattggttatctttcAATTACTTTTCTGATTCATTCTCTGTTGAGTTCTTAgctaaattagtttagtaattttagcttaaaactcatcactccaatttgttggctaaataataagaaaatggtaattactaatacttttagtccttgtgaatacgatatctttactcaccgtagctatactacttatcgataggtgcacttgcctttgttgtttttttagttAGTCACGGAAAACACACATCAACcacacttttcaaaattttcaaaaattcttttgaaaagCAATTTCAACTGTAACATTAATGGAGAATTGGCCCTTAATCTCTTTCAAATTAAACGAGAACAATTTAACCCATATACTATTCAAATGTAAGCAATAAAGATGATTTTACATGGTATTtttcgaaaccattttttgcaAACAAGGTCGACGTTggtttgaaaacgaaaattagAAACGGGAGTCGCGaccaatcctttttatgaggtgtgattgggtcacctcgcaatgtaaccattttaataaaagtttaactttattaaaatgatcatttttggtctacaaaatccaaaaaaagggttcgggagtcggttacgcccgaggaagggttagcaccctcgacgTGCCCAATATCGGTACCTAgctgattacttaatgtcttaatgtcgaaagttaaaaattcaaagggaaatttaaaaatacgatcctctttTATTAAAGTTAATACAAACACTCGAATAAACCAAAAAGAGAGTTAACGACTCATTCGTCTCAAGGTAATTAAATATCACATCCCATGAGTTAAAACACGATATCTGGAACCTTCGAGAATGAACTTgcctttaattttattgaaatttcgtattttgagatttaaaaggatatatcactatttaggtttaatgagaaaatcgaaaccccgtaagttaggatacgatttCTCGAGTTTCTAAATCCTGAAACATTACCTTATTTTGagatctttcttcttttttttacaattaggGTAAAAGGGAAAAGAAGTGTTTATAAAAATGCgataaatttattatgtttttaaagaaGTTGTTGAATACGTAAAAGGAGCTATTCATGGTTAACAACGATAGTAACATACATTTGCAATAATCATGACATAATATGCatcacaaaatacacataaatCTTGATGCTAACATGCATGAATGATAATAATGCaagtaacaatataataataacaataataacaataacgaTAAAGATAATactaagaaatttaaaatttgaaaacatttgaaaattaacAAGTAACTAGATAATGAAAtgatagtaataataatgacataaataaaatacacaaaccaatacatatatataaaatgaataataaataaaataaataatggtgtaagtttgattaaaattgaagatgagtaaataaataaatcttaattgaaa
This genomic stretch from Gossypium raimondii isolate GPD5lz chromosome 6, ASM2569854v1, whole genome shotgun sequence harbors:
- the LOC105773251 gene encoding SNF2 domain-containing protein CLASSY 1 — its product is MRKRHLYHSEHPFDEYPFEVFVQDSWQAVELIRIKNGFMTLHLIDGQYLIEKKPFSDLRVKSRKATLPDCTCFLRPGIDICILSRPQETESLDEETPEPVWVDAKISSIERKPHDSECSCQFYINLYDNRAPLGSEKGTLSKETEVIGINDICILQKLEKNACEDQHYRWNFSEDCSTLKRTKIFLGKFSSDISWLLVTSVLKQIAFDVRSVQNKIVYQILDQDDDSPLKYNNYFHAVNIKSDNGISVSNVVQFDPLGNNEADAVYSVDETNQWPVYDAMNLRRSKRRFVQPERFVGCDHPGGTDTSWHLTAACRTSNWREEGEVQEADMNMPLSHLLCINASPTEELTLSEKRDTMSKSKNVSKEVKSDVTTPRKPSVGNPSRSGVKYPRRPRVKNPRKDENTLAIVPVSSETGDPAFGNCHMQRTPTNLSEEIEQLSLHYYNMKRYTANKKKKIPALEYLDYGTGWKGRPQPTKAQSKSYRSSQTRMEDFDELKTYKKTTLSAGAYNKLINSYMKNIDSTSVKDESHIIDRWNQFKEATSAEMNKKTEPEEPPVEEEEEMSETEMLWREMEICMASSYFDDDEARVSAESLRKASENCQHEFKLDDEVGVLCRICGFVSTEIKHVSAPFLEHKTWVADGNSCYRDETENKADGEEGLNLFCDYTTIQARLSEESDNVWALIPELRKKLHFHQKRAFEFLWLNIAGSLIPALMEPLSKKTGGCVVSHSPGSGKTFLIIAFLASYLKLFPGKRPLVLAPKTTLYTWYKEFIKWEIPVPVHLIHGRRSYRVFKKNAVKFHGVPRPSQDVMHVLDCLDKIQKWHAQPSVLVMGYTSFLTLMREDSKFEHRKFMAKVLRESPGLLVLDEGHNPRSTKSRLRKVLMKVETDLRILLSGTLFQNNFCEYFNTLCLARPKFVFEVLRRLDPKYKRKKRFDKARNLLENRARKLFLDKIARKIDASVGEERMEGLNMLRKITNGFIDVYEGGNFDCLPGLQIYTLMMNSTDIQHEILVKLHKIMSTYTGYPLELELLITLASIHPSLVRTSNCSAKFFSTEELLELEKIKFDFRKGSKVMFVLNLVYRIIKNEKVLIFCHNIAPIYLLAEMFERIFRWRKGREILVLTGDLELFERGRVMDKFEEPGGASRVLLASITACAEGISLTAASRVILLDSEWNPSKTKQAIARAFRPGQQKVVYVYQLLATGTLEEDKYRRTTWKEWVSSMIFSEAFVEDPSQWQAEKIEDDVLREIVAEDKVKSFHMIMKNEKASTG